The following proteins come from a genomic window of Nitrosopumilaceae archaeon AB1(1):
- a CDS encoding DUF5011 domain-containing protein — MGNYTVTYDSVDSAGNNATQVVRTVIISDAPDNTPPVITLIGNATVYVELDSSYSEQNATTDDNSPVTIGGDTVNSSLVGNYTVTYDSVDSAGNNATQVNRLVIVSDTIPPVITLNGNSTITLFVGATYNEQNATTDDDSPVTIGGDTVNSSLMGNYTVTYDSVDSAGNNATQVVRTVIISDAPDNTPPVITLIGNATVYVELDSFLL; from the coding sequence ATGGGAAATTATACCGTCACCTATGACTCTGTTGATTCAGCAGGAAATAATGCCACCCAAGTTGTTAGAACTGTGATAATTTCTGATGCACCAGATAATACTCCCCCAGTAATCACACTAATTGGTAATGCTACTGTTTATGTAGAACTTGACTCATCCTACTCTGAGCAAAACGCCACTACTGATGATAACTCTCCAGTAACAATTGGTGGTGACACTGTAAATTCATCTCTCGTGGGAAATTATACCGTCACCTATGACTCTGTTGATTCAGCAGGAAATAATGCCACCCAAGTGAATAGGCTTGTAATTGTTAGTGACACTATTCCCCCAGTAATCACACTGAATGGCAATAGTACCATAACACTATTTGTTGGCGCTACATATAATGAGCAAAACGCCACTACTGATGATGACTCTCCAGTAACAATTGGTGGTGACACTGTAAATTCATCTCTCATGGGAAATTATACCGTCACCTATGACTCTGTTGATTCAGCAGGAAATAATGCCACCCAAGTTGTTAGAACTGTAATAATTTCTGATGCACCAGATAATACTCCCCCAGTAATCACACTAATTGGTAATGCTACTGTTTATGTAGAACTTGACTCATTCCTACTCTGA
- a CDS encoding DUF5011 domain-containing protein produces MIINGTLFANEIITISYNKTSGGIHSTQSTDITLENFVNQSVINNISDTIPPVITLIGNATVYVELDSSYSEQNATTDDNSPVTIGGDTVNSSLKGNYTVTYDSVDSAGNNATQVNRLVIVSDTIPPVITLNGNSTITLFVGATYNEQNATTDDNSPVTIGGDTVNSSLQGNYIVTYNSVDSAGNNATQVVRTVIISDAPDNTPPVITLIGNATVYVELDSSYSEQNATTDDNSPVTIGGDTVNSSLKGNYTVTYDSVDSAGNNATQVNRLVIVSDTIPPVITLNGNSTITLFVGATYNEQNATTDDNSPVTIGGDTVNSSLQGNYIVTYNSVDSAGNNATQVVRTVIISDAPDDTPPVITLIGNATVYVELDSSYSEQNATTDDNSPVTIGGDTVNSSLKGNYTVTYDSVDSAGNNATQVNRLVIVSDTIPPVITLNGNSTITLFVGATYNEQNATTDDDSPVTIGGDTVNSSLHGKLYRHL; encoded by the coding sequence CTGATTATAAACGGAACTCTCTTTGCAAATGAAATCATCACTATCTCATATAATAAAACTAGTGGTGGAATACACTCTACTCAAAGTACAGACATAACACTAGAAAACTTTGTAAACCAATCTGTAATTAACAACATTTCAGATACTATTCCCCCAGTAATCACACTAATTGGTAATGCTACTGTTTATGTAGAACTTGACTCATCCTACTCTGAGCAAAACGCCACTACTGATGATAACTCTCCAGTAACAATTGGTGGTGACACTGTAAATTCATCTCTCAAGGGAAATTATACCGTCACCTATGACTCTGTTGATTCAGCAGGAAATAATGCCACCCAAGTGAATAGGCTTGTAATTGTTAGTGACACTATTCCCCCAGTAATCACACTGAATGGCAATAGTACCATAACACTATTTGTTGGCGCTACATATAATGAGCAAAACGCCACTACTGATGATAACTCTCCAGTAACAATTGGTGGTGACACTGTAAATTCATCTCTCCAGGGAAATTATATCGTCACATACAACTCTGTTGATTCAGCAGGAAATAATGCCACCCAAGTTGTTAGAACTGTAATAATTTCTGATGCACCAGATAATACTCCCCCAGTAATCACACTAATTGGTAATGCTACTGTTTATGTAGAACTTGACTCATCCTACTCTGAGCAAAACGCCACTACTGATGATAACTCTCCAGTAACAATTGGTGGTGACACTGTAAATTCATCTCTCAAGGGAAATTATACCGTCACCTATGACTCTGTTGATTCAGCAGGAAATAATGCCACCCAAGTGAATAGGCTTGTAATTGTTAGTGACACTATTCCCCCAGTAATCACACTGAATGGCAATAGTACCATAACACTATTTGTTGGCGCTACATATAATGAGCAAAACGCCACTACTGATGATAACTCTCCAGTAACAATTGGTGGTGACACTGTAAATTCATCTCTCCAGGGAAATTATATCGTCACATACAACTCTGTTGATTCAGCAGGAAATAATGCCACCCAAGTTGTTAGAACTGTAATAATTTCTGATGCACCAGATGATACTCCCCCAGTAATCACACTAATTGGTAATGCTACTGTTTATGTAGAACTTGACTCATCCTACTCTGAGCAAAACGCCACTACTGATGATAACTCTCCAGTAACAATTGGTGGTGACACTGTAAATTCATCTCTCAAGGGAAATTATACCGTCACCTATGACTCTGTTGATTCAGCAGGAAATAATGCCACCCAAGTGAATAGGCTTGTAATTGTTAGTGACACTATTCCCCCAGTAATCACACTGAATGGCAATAGTACCATAACACTATTTGTTGGCGCTACATATAATGAGCAAAACGCCACTACTGATGATGACTCTCCAGTAACAATTGGTGGTGACACTGTAAATTCATCTCTCCATGGGAAATTATACCGTCACCTATGA
- a CDS encoding DUF2341 domain-containing protein, producing MRHLGVSQLSNVSQTGQWAYFTVVHESSGTATIYKNGTSIISGAVHTSNDVNRTSNYIGRSNSGSNRYFDAQFDEFRLSSTARSADWIATEYANQNSPSTFFTISAPEDRRVAISSAIINIQGDNIIITFSENITYSVIPTTDFTLNGTSTTIDSITSNSSSITLNLSGNLLSNETITISYTKTSGEINSTQNTDITLENFVNQHVNNNVPKTLPVITSAATNNLGNIITLTFDETIILSNPVPSDFAFNTTYSINITGFTKTSNNIVDMATTSILTNETIGMNYSKSVTSNGITDTNGTHLADFVNIVVANNIPQTPPVITSASTNLLGSVITLTFNESVTLNNPSPSDFTFNKTGFTVSGFNSTSSNVIDLSINGIIPSGQNFTLSYNNTGGTSTTINDQNGTALAFVNGSLVHNLILPYLEFTSVNTSTSGDSIILTFDNNITLTGVSESNFTITTNGTTTIPSSITTIANTLVLNLNNNILFNQTTLLSYVQGSGVINDTVPLVVGSFSLLPVNNNVLADIFSVHSIYTNKLGDSILLFLSHNLVSFNFITTDFTLNETSIGIVSVTASDDTITLTLNSTIDLGQSVSLSFSAASSTTLNYQNTALSSFQDVSVINDVFSDLLQSDWNTRQKITINSNQITTTLQNFTLLVSISDSALSNSSVLPNGADIIFTSSDGFTILRHEIESFTNNITTGTLVAWVRLPTLSSTGDTILYMYYNVSTASPIPYPDVWDSDYEIIYHMDQSTFGAQSTLDSSGNDCHATPRSTISTPFESNDLVSAQIGNGLNFDGVDDINGDYLDLPDLASSLFFNTDFTISAWANIDALKRWARIVDFGNGDRRDNILFSTYASTANLTYNMLQGATTQSIISNSVLQTGQWAYFTVVHESSGTATIYKNGASITSGAVHTSLNESRASNYIGKSNLANDQYFDGKFDEFRLSSTARSADWIATEYANQNSPSTFFTISAPEDRSVVITSAITNTQGDNIIITFNENIIYSVIPTTDFTLTGTSATIDSITSNSSSITLNLSRNLLANEIITISYTKTSGEINSTQNTDITLENFVNQPVINNILDITPPVITLNGNNTVYVELDSSYSEQNATTDDNSPVTLLVVTL from the coding sequence ATGAGACATCTGGGGGTGTCTCAGCTGAGTAATGTTTCGCAGACAGGTCAATGGGCATACTTTACAGTTGTACATGAATCATCAGGTACAGCAACTATCTACAAAAATGGCACCTCAATTATTAGTGGTGCTGTACATACATCTAATGATGTGAATAGAACATCAAACTATATTGGAAGATCTAATTCCGGGTCTAATAGATACTTTGATGCCCAATTCGATGAATTCCGACTATCCTCTACTGCTCGCTCTGCAGACTGGATTGCAACAGAGTATGCAAATCAAAACTCTCCTTCTACTTTCTTTACTATATCTGCACCTGAAGATAGACGTGTAGCGATATCTTCTGCTATTATCAACATACAAGGTGATAACATTATAATTACTTTTAGTGAAAACATTACCTATTCGGTTATTCCTACTACTGACTTTACTCTTAATGGAACATCTACTACAATAGATAGTATAACATCAAACTCCTCTTCAATTACTCTGAATTTAAGCGGAAATCTCTTGTCAAATGAAACCATCACTATCTCATATACTAAAACTAGTGGTGAAATAAACTCTACTCAAAATACAGACATAACACTAGAAAACTTTGTGAATCAACATGTGAATAATAACGTTCCAAAAACACTACCTGTTATTACTAGTGCAGCTACCAACAACTTGGGTAATATAATTACTCTAACATTTGATGAGACTATAATACTATCAAACCCAGTACCATCAGACTTTGCCTTCAACACTACATATTCTATAAATATAACTGGATTTACCAAGACTAGTAATAATATAGTTGATATGGCAACAACCAGTATTTTAACAAATGAAACCATTGGAATGAATTACTCTAAATCTGTGACATCAAATGGAATCACAGATACAAACGGCACTCATCTTGCAGACTTTGTCAATATCGTTGTAGCAAATAATATTCCACAAACACCACCTGTTATTACTAGTGCTTCCACTAATCTACTTGGAAGTGTTATCACTCTGACATTTAATGAATCTGTCACACTGAATAATCCATCGCCTTCTGACTTTACTTTCAACAAAACTGGTTTTACTGTTTCCGGTTTTAATTCTACTAGTAGTAATGTAATTGATCTAAGTATTAACGGTATAATACCTAGTGGACAAAACTTTACACTATCTTACAACAATACTGGTGGTACCAGTACTACCATTAATGATCAAAACGGTACTGCCCTAGCATTTGTTAATGGCTCACTTGTTCATAATCTTATACTTCCATATTTGGAGTTTACATCAGTCAATACTAGTACCTCTGGTGACTCGATAATTCTTACCTTTGATAATAATATTACTCTGACTGGTGTATCTGAATCAAACTTTACGATAACTACCAATGGTACTACCACTATTCCTTCAAGCATTACTACAATTGCTAACACTCTGGTTCTTAATCTAAATAATAATATCCTGTTTAATCAAACCACTCTCCTATCATATGTACAGGGATCAGGTGTGATAAATGATACTGTACCATTGGTGGTAGGTTCCTTCTCATTACTACCTGTAAACAATAATGTTCTAGCTGATATCTTTTCTGTTCACTCTATATACACAAACAAACTTGGTGACTCTATTCTTCTTTTTCTCTCTCACAATCTAGTCTCATTTAATTTCATCACTACAGACTTTACTCTTAATGAAACTAGTATTGGTATAGTTTCGGTAACCGCATCTGATGATACCATTACTTTAACACTAAACTCTACAATAGACCTTGGTCAAAGCGTCAGCCTGAGTTTTAGTGCAGCGTCATCAACCACACTCAATTACCAAAACACCGCTCTATCTAGTTTCCAAGATGTATCTGTGATTAATGATGTCTTTTCTGATCTCCTGCAATCTGATTGGAATACTAGACAGAAAATTACTATTAATAGTAACCAAATAACTACAACTCTTCAAAACTTTACCCTTCTAGTAAGCATCTCTGATTCTGCTTTGAGCAATTCATCTGTTCTACCTAACGGTGCTGATATTATTTTCACAAGCAGTGATGGATTTACTATATTACGGCATGAAATTGAGTCATTTACTAATAATATCACTACCGGTACCCTAGTAGCTTGGGTTCGTCTACCTACTTTGAGCAGTACCGGTGATACCATACTCTACATGTATTATAATGTCTCAACAGCGTCACCTATTCCGTATCCTGATGTTTGGGATTCAGACTATGAAATAATTTATCACATGGATCAATCCACTTTTGGTGCACAATCTACACTAGACTCATCAGGGAATGATTGTCATGCAACACCACGATCTACAATCTCTACTCCCTTTGAATCTAATGATTTAGTATCTGCACAAATTGGTAATGGACTAAACTTTGATGGAGTAGACGACATCAACGGAGATTATCTTGATCTTCCAGACTTGGCAAGTAGTCTATTTTTCAATACAGACTTTACCATCTCGGCATGGGCAAATATTGATGCCCTTAAAAGATGGGCTAGAATCGTTGATTTTGGCAATGGTGATAGACGAGACAATATTCTATTTTCTACCTATGCATCTACTGCGAATTTGACATATAATATGCTACAGGGTGCCACCACTCAGAGTATCATATCTAATAGTGTTTTGCAGACAGGTCAATGGGCATACTTTACAGTTGTACATGAATCATCAGGTACAGCAACTATCTACAAAAATGGCGCCTCAATTACTAGTGGTGCTGTACATACATCTCTTAATGAGAGTAGAGCATCAAACTATATCGGAAAATCCAATTTGGCAAATGATCAATACTTTGATGGCAAATTCGATGAATTCCGACTATCATCTACTGCTCGCTCTGCAGACTGGATTGCAACAGAGTATGCAAATCAAAACTCTCCTTCTACTTTCTTTACTATATCTGCACCTGAAGATAGAAGTGTAGTAATAACTTCTGCTATTACCAACACACAAGGTGATAACATTATAATTACTTTTAATGAAAACATTATCTATTCGGTTATTCCTACTACAGACTTTACTCTTACTGGTACATCTGCTACAATAGATAGCATAACATCAAACTCCTCTTCAATTACTCTGAATTTAAGCAGAAATCTCTTGGCAAATGAAATCATCACTATCTCATATACTAAAACTAGTGGTGAAATAAACTCTACTCAAAATACAGACATAACACTAGAAAACTTTGTGAATCAACCTGTAATTAACAACATTTTAGATATTACTCCCCCAGTAATCACACTGAATGGCAATAATACCGTTTATGTAGAACTTGACTCATCCTACTCTGAGCAAAACGCCACTACTGATGACAACTCTCCAGTAACATTATTGGTGGTGACACTGTAG
- a CDS encoding DUF2341 domain-containing protein → MQSVLPNGADIIFTSSDGFTILQHEIESFTNNATTGTLVAWVRLPTLSNTSDTILYMYYNVSIAATIIHDNVWDSDYEIIYHMNQSTFTANSTLDSSGNDRHATPLSTGTADFNSSDLVSAQIGNGLDFDGENSDADGVYLDLPDLASNLFYNTDFTFSVWINIDVVRFLGRIVDFADGDGRNNIQIGTNPYFDKLIYVMVRNETSGGVSAE, encoded by the coding sequence ATTCAGTCTGTTCTACCTAACGGAGCTGATATTATTTTCACTAGCAGTGATGGATTTACTATATTACAGCATGAAATTGAGTCATTTACTAATAATGCTACTACCGGTACTCTAGTAGCTTGGGTTCGCCTACCTACTTTGAGCAATACCAGTGATACTATACTCTACATGTATTATAATGTCTCAATAGCGGCAACTATTATACATGATAATGTTTGGGATTCGGACTATGAAATAATTTATCACATGAATCAATCCACTTTTACTGCAAACTCTACCCTAGACTCATCAGGAAATGATCGTCACGCAACACCGCTATCTACAGGCACTGCTGACTTTAATTCTAGTGATTTAGTATCTGCACAAATTGGTAATGGACTAGACTTTGATGGAGAAAACAGCGACGCCGACGGAGTTTATCTTGATCTTCCAGACTTGGCAAGTAATCTATTCTACAATACAGACTTTACCTTCTCGGTATGGATAAATATTGATGTCGTTAGATTTCTTGGTAGAATCGTTGATTTTGCCGATGGTGATGGAAGAAACAATATTCAAATTGGCACCAATCCATATTTTGATAAATTAATATATGTAATGGTAAGGAATGAGACATCTGGGGGTGTCTCAGCTGAGTAA
- a CDS encoding DUF2341 domain-containing protein gives MTHSYSEQNATTDDNSPVTIGGDTVNSSLKGNYTVTYNSVDSAGNNATQVNRLVIVSDTIPPVITLNGNSTITLFVGATYNEQNATTDDNSPVTIGGDTVNSSLKGNYTVTYDSVDSAGNNATQVVRTVIISDAPDNTPPVITLIGNATVYVELGSSYSEQNATTDDGSPIVIGGDTVDTNTVGNYTITYNSADSSGNDAIQVDRTVVVQQILGASWDTRLQITIDSSQVIGNHENFTVLISINDTNLNSTTVQSAGQDIRFTTTDGNTLLEHEIESFTNDATTGTLVAWVRLPTLSNTSDTILYMYYNVSTASSIPYPNVWDSDYEIIYHMDQSTFTANSTLDSSGNNRHATPLSTGSTDFNSSDLVSAQIGNGLNLDGVDGSHGDYLDLPDLEGSLFNNTDFTISAWANIDVLKNWARIVDFGKGQDDNNILIAAHRTNPHLRYDMRQGTSSDGVTASDILQTGQWAYFTVVHESSGTATIYKNGTSITSDAVHTSLNESRASNYIGRSNWGTDSYFDGKFDEFRLSSTARSADWIATEYANQNSPSTFFTISAPEDRSVVITSAITNTQGDNIIITFNENIIYSVIPTTDFTLTGTSATIDSITSNSSSITLNLSENLLSNEIITISYNKTSGGINSIQSIDITLENFVNQPITNNVPSLPIFVSAYTNQQGDNITVNFDKGITLISTTSPTDFAVNILGIATTSITRHNDTAINLTLDSNIPPVLPLTLSYNQTTSSITNVNNLSLANFTNQPITNNVLPPPIFVNAYTNQQGDIITVNFDREITLTNTTSPTDFAVNILGIATTSITRHNDTAINLTLDSSISPTSSLTLSYNQTTSNITNVNNLSLANFTNQPITNNVPLPPIFVNAYTNQRGDNIIVNFDKVVTLTNTTSPTDFAVNISGIATSITRHNDTAINLTLDSNIPPVLRLTLSYNQTTSNITNVNDLSLANFTNQPITNNVQFFDLPSLWDTRQKITINSNQITTTLQNFTLLVSISDSALNNSVCST, from the coding sequence TTGACTCATTCCTACTCTGAGCAAAACGCCACTACTGATGATAACTCTCCAGTAACAATTGGTGGTGACACTGTAAATTCATCTCTCAAGGGAAATTATACCGTCACATACAACTCTGTTGATTCAGCAGGAAATAATGCCACCCAAGTGAATAGGCTTGTAATTGTTAGTGACACTATTCCCCCAGTAATCACACTGAATGGCAATAGTACCATAACACTATTTGTTGGCGCTACATATAATGAGCAAAACGCCACTACTGATGATAACTCTCCAGTAACAATTGGTGGTGACACTGTAAATTCATCTCTCAAGGGAAATTATACCGTCACCTATGACTCTGTTGATTCAGCAGGAAATAATGCCACCCAAGTTGTTAGAACTGTAATAATTTCTGATGCACCAGATAATACTCCCCCAGTAATCACACTAATTGGTAATGCTACTGTTTATGTAGAACTTGGCTCATCCTACTCTGAGCAAAACGCCACTACTGATGATGGCTCTCCTATCGTCATTGGTGGTGACACTGTAGATACAAATACTGTAGGCAATTACACCATCACATACAACTCTGCTGATTCATCAGGCAATGATGCCATCCAAGTGGATAGAACTGTAGTTGTTCAACAAATACTAGGTGCCTCTTGGGACACAAGACTACAGATCACTATAGATTCATCTCAAGTAATTGGAAATCATGAAAATTTCACAGTTTTAATATCAATAAATGATACAAATCTCAATTCTACAACTGTTCAATCTGCTGGACAAGATATAAGATTCACTACTACTGATGGCAATACCCTCTTAGAGCATGAAATTGAATCATTTACTAATGATGCTACTACCGGTACTCTAGTAGCTTGGGTTCGTCTACCTACTTTGAGCAATACCAGTGATACCATACTCTACATGTATTATAATGTCTCAACAGCGTCATCTATTCCATATCCTAATGTTTGGGATTCAGACTATGAGATAATTTATCACATGGATCAATCCACTTTTACTGCAAACTCTACCCTAGACTCATCAGGGAATAATCGTCATGCAACACCACTATCTACAGGCTCTACTGACTTTAATTCTAGTGATTTAGTATCTGCACAAATTGGTAATGGATTAAACCTTGATGGAGTAGACGGCTCCCACGGAGATTATCTTGATCTTCCAGACTTGGAAGGTAGTCTATTTAACAATACAGACTTTACCATCTCGGCATGGGCAAATATTGATGTCCTTAAAAATTGGGCTAGAATCGTTGATTTTGGCAAGGGTCAGGATGATAACAATATTCTAATTGCTGCCCATCGCACTAACCCGCATTTGAGATATGATATGCGACAGGGTACCAGCTCTGATGGTGTCACAGCTAGTGATATTTTGCAGACAGGTCAATGGGCATACTTTACAGTTGTACATGAATCATCAGGTACAGCAACTATCTACAAAAATGGCACCTCAATTACTAGTGATGCTGTGCATACATCTCTTAATGAGAGTAGAGCATCAAACTATATCGGAAGATCCAATTGGGGAACTGATTCCTACTTTGATGGCAAATTCGATGAATTCCGACTATCATCTACTGCTCGCTCTGCAGACTGGATTGCAACAGAGTATGCAAATCAAAACTCTCCTTCTACTTTCTTTACTATATCTGCACCTGAAGATAGAAGTGTAGTGATAACTTCTGCTATTACCAACACACAAGGTGATAACATTATAATTACTTTTAATGAAAACATTATCTATTCGGTTATTCCTACTACTGACTTTACTCTTACTGGTACATCTGCTACAATAGATAGTATAACATCAAACTCCTCTTCAATTACTCTGAATTTAAGCGAAAATCTCTTGTCAAATGAAATCATCACTATCTCATATAATAAAACTAGTGGTGGAATAAACTCTATTCAAAGTATAGACATAACACTAGAAAACTTTGTGAATCAACCAATCACTAATAATGTTCCATCACTTCCAATTTTTGTTAGTGCTTATACAAACCAGCAAGGTGACAACATTACTGTCAACTTTGATAAAGGAATCACTCTTATCAGTACCACTTCTCCAACTGACTTTGCAGTAAATATTTTAGGTATTGCCACAACTAGTATAACTAGACATAATGACACTGCCATCAATCTAACACTAGACTCTAACATTCCACCTGTATTGCCATTAACATTATCATATAATCAAACAACTAGTAGTATTACAAACGTAAATAATTTATCACTTGCAAACTTTACAAATCAACCAATCACTAATAATGTTCTACCACCCCCAATCTTTGTTAACGCCTATACAAACCAGCAAGGTGACATCATTACTGTCAACTTTGATAGAGAAATCACTCTTACCAATACCACTTCTCCAACTGACTTTGCAGTAAATATTTTAGGTATTGCCACAACTAGTATAACTAGACATAATGACACTGCCATCAATCTAACACTAGACTCTAGTATTTCACCCACATCATCATTAACATTATCATATAATCAAACAACTAGTAATATTACAAACGTAAATAATTTATCACTTGCAAACTTTACAAATCAACCAATCACTAATAATGTTCCATTACCTCCAATCTTTGTTAACGCCTATACAAACCAGCGAGGTGACAACATAATTGTCAACTTTGATAAAGTAGTCACTCTTACCAATACCACTTCTCCAACTGACTTTGCAGTAAATATTTCAGGTATTGCTACTAGTATAACTAGACATAATGACACTGCCATCAATCTAACACTAGACTCTAACATTCCACCTGTATTACGATTAACACTATCATATAATCAAACAACTAGTAATATTACAAACGTAAATGATTTATCACTTGCAAACTTTACAAATCAACCAATCACTAATAATGTTCAATTTTTTGATTTACCTTCCTTGTGGGATACTAGACAGAAAATTACTATTAATAGTAACCAAATAACTACAACTCTTCAAAACTTTACCCTTCTAGTAAGTATCTCTGATTCTGCTTTGAACAATTCAGTCTGTTCTACCTAA
- a CDS encoding DUF5011 domain-containing protein: MFLPVDLVSAQIGNGLNFDGVDNNNGDYLDLPDLEGSLFNNTDFTISAWANIDVLKSWARIVDFGNGQDDNNILIAAPGINPHLRYDVRQGIDSDGVTVNRVLQTGQWAHFTVVHESSGTATIYHNGTSINSSSVHTSYDVNRTSNYIGRSNWANDQYFDGKFDEFRLSSTARSADWIATEYANQNSPSTFFTISAPEDRSVVITSAITNIQGDNIIITFNENITYSATITDFALNGTSATIDSITSNSSSITLNLRGNLLTNETITISYTKTSGEINSTQNTDITLENFVNQPVINNIPDTIAPVITLNGASTITLSKNSTYNEQNATTDDGSPIVIGGDTVNTDTVGNYTITYNSVDSSGNNATQVVRTVIISDAPDDTPPVITLNGNNVVYVELGSSYSEQNATTGDGSLVTIGGDTVNSSLVGNYTVTYDSVDSAGNNATQVNRLVIVSDTIPPVITLNGNNIVYVELGSSYSEQNATTDDNSPVTIGGDTVNSSLKGNYTVTYNSVDSAGNNATQVNRLVIVSDTIPPVITLNGNSTITLFVGATYNEQNATTDDNSPVTIGGDTVNSSLKGNYTVTYNSVDSAGNNATQVVRTVIISDAPDDTPPVITLIGNATVYVELDSFLL, translated from the coding sequence ATCTTTTTACCTGTTGATTTAGTATCTGCACAAATTGGTAATGGACTAAACTTTGATGGAGTAGACAACAACAACGGAGATTATCTTGATCTTCCAGACTTGGAAGGTAGTCTATTCAACAATACAGACTTTACCATCTCGGCATGGGCAAATATTGATGTCCTTAAAAGTTGGGCTAGAATCGTTGATTTTGGCAATGGTCAGGATGATAACAATATTCTAATTGCTGCCCCTGGCATTAACCCGCATTTGAGATATGATGTGCGACAGGGTATCGACTCTGATGGTGTCACAGTGAATCGTGTTTTGCAGACAGGTCAATGGGCACACTTTACAGTTGTACATGAATCATCAGGTACAGCAACTATTTATCACAATGGTACCTCAATTAATAGTAGTTCTGTGCATACATCTTATGATGTGAATAGAACATCAAACTATATCGGAAGATCCAATTGGGCAAATGATCAATACTTTGATGGCAAATTCGATGAATTCCGACTATCCTCTACTGCTCGCTCTGCAGACTGGATTGCAACAGAGTATGCAAATCAAAACTCTCCTTCTACTTTCTTTACTATATCTGCACCTGAAGATAGAAGTGTAGTGATAACTTCTGCTATTACCAACATACAAGGTGATAACATTATAATTACTTTTAATGAAAACATTACCTATTCGGCCACTATAACTGACTTTGCTCTTAATGGAACATCTGCTACAATAGATAGTATAACATCAAACTCCTCTTCAATTACTCTGAATTTAAGAGGAAATCTCTTGACAAATGAAACCATCACTATCTCATATACTAAAACTAGTGGTGAAATAAACTCTACTCAAAATACAGACATAACACTAGAAAACTTTGTGAATCAACCTGTAATTAACAACATTCCAGATACTATTGCCCCAGTCATCACACTGAATGGTGCTAGTACAATAACACTAAGCAAAAACTCTACATATAATGAACAAAACGCCACTACTGATGATGGCTCTCCTATCGTCATTGGTGGTGACACTGTAAATACAGATACTGTAGGCAATTACACCATCACATACAACTCTGTTGATTCATCAGGCAATAATGCCACCCAAGTTGTTAGAACTGTAATAATTTCTGATGCACCAGATGATACTCCCCCAGTAATCACACTAAATGGTAATAATGTCGTTTATGTAGAACTTGGCTCATCCTACTCTGAGCAAAACGCCACTACTGGTGATGGTTCTCTAGTAACAATTGGTGGTGACACTGTAAATTCATCTCTCGTGGGAAATTATACCGTCACCTATGACTCTGTTGATTCAGCAGGAAATAATGCCACCCAAGTGAATAGGCTTGTAATTGTTAGTGACACTATTCCCCCAGTAATCACACTGAATGGTAATAATATCGTTTATGTAGAACTTGGCTCATCCTACTCTGAGCAAAACGCCACTACTGATGATAACTCTCCAGTAACAATTGGTGGTGACACTGTAAATTCATCTCTCAAGGGAAATTATACCGTCACATACAACTCTGTTGATTCAGCAGGAAATAATGCCACCCAAGTGAATAGGCTTGTAATTGTTAGTGACACTATTCCCCCAGTAATCACACTGAATGGCAATAGTACCATAACACTATTTGTTGGCGCTACATATAATGAGCAAAACGCCACTACTGATGATAACTCTCCAGTAACAATTGGTGGTGACACTGTAAATTCATCTCTCAAGGGAAATTATACCGTCACATACAACTCTGTTGATTCAGCAGGAAATAATGCCACCCAAGTTGTTAGAACTGTAATAATTTCTGATGCACCAGATGATACTCCCCCAGTAATCACACTAATTGGTAATGCTACTGTTTATGTAGAACTTGACTCATTCCTACTCTGA